The following proteins come from a genomic window of Campylobacter concisus:
- a CDS encoding monooxygenase, which translates to MAAIMYVDFPQEGLFGDEMSKAFEDLAKSINQEPGMIWKIWTENKQTKEAGGIYLFDNKENAEKYLKMHSERLAKNGYSNIRGKIFDINIPLSMINKADFLK; encoded by the coding sequence ATGGCTGCGATTATGTATGTTGATTTTCCGCAAGAAGGTCTTTTTGGAGACGAGATGTCAAAAGCTTTTGAGGATTTGGCTAAAAGTATCAACCAAGAACCCGGTATGATATGGAAAATTTGGACTGAGAATAAACAAACAAAAGAAGCCGGCGGAATTTATCTTTTTGACAATAAGGAGAATGCGGAAAAATATCTGAAAATGCACAGTGAAAGACTAGCTAAAAACGGCTATTCAAATATTCGAGGCAAAATTTTTGATATTAATATACCTTTGTCAATGATAAATAAGGCTGATTTTTTAAAATAA
- a CDS encoding cell division protein ZapB: protein MFEDNAILTTLSDKVNDLITKYDELCKTNEELRNEIVTLKAQNEAKSNQIMRLEEDLDKKNTEADDVMRKIEAVLGR, encoded by the coding sequence ATGTTTGAAGATAATGCGATCTTAACCACACTAAGCGATAAAGTAAATGACCTGATCACAAAATATGACGAACTTTGCAAAACGAACGAAGAGTTACGCAACGAGATCGTAACTTTAAAAGCACAAAATGAGGCAAAAAGTAATCAAATCATGCGTTTAGAAGAGGATCTTGACAAGAAAAATACCGAAGCTGACGATGTAATGAGAAAAATCGAAGCTGTCCTTGGCAGATAA
- a CDS encoding phosphomannomutase/phosphoglucomutase, whose product MKYDEIFREYDIRGIFEKDLTEDSVKAIGLALGKKFNEFGVKTLSVGFDARLSASTLFRYLLSGLNKAGGFKIYNIGLLPTPVGYFSVYADYFDANIMITGSHNPKEYNGFKITIKKDSFFGKDLQILKDKVNEIIASGEQIIDDESCEKFNILEKYVEFFVKEFSELKNFKKPFVIDCANGAVGVSLVPIVKALGLNAKILYEDPDGNFPNHHPDPSEKENLKELFSLIEKKEFDLGFGFDGDGDRIAVITPKRDIKGDELAYLYALNMKHPKVLGEVKCSQNMYDEIAKIGEVFMGKTGHSNIKKMMKELNVDLAAEVSGHIFFKERYFGFDDALYAMMRVLELVHKGFDLDGELDKMPLVFSTDEIKVKTTDEAKFKIVAKLKECVKNESCDLPKIKNIIDIDGIRIQFENGWALVRASNTTPVIVTRFEAKSKEFLEDIEQKVTNLLKSLM is encoded by the coding sequence ATGAAATATGATGAAATTTTTAGAGAATACGATATCCGTGGCATTTTTGAAAAAGACTTGACAGAAGATAGCGTCAAGGCTATAGGGCTTGCTTTGGGTAAGAAATTTAATGAATTTGGCGTAAAAACTTTAAGCGTTGGCTTTGACGCAAGACTTAGTGCTAGCACGCTTTTTAGGTATCTACTAAGTGGTCTAAACAAGGCTGGTGGCTTTAAAATTTATAACATCGGCTTGCTACCAACTCCTGTTGGCTACTTTAGCGTTTATGCTGATTATTTTGACGCAAATATCATGATCACTGGCTCTCACAACCCAAAAGAGTACAACGGCTTTAAGATCACTATCAAAAAAGATAGTTTTTTTGGTAAAGATCTGCAAATTTTAAAAGACAAGGTTAATGAGATAATCGCCTCTGGTGAGCAGATCATAGACGATGAGAGCTGTGAGAAATTTAATATCTTAGAAAAATACGTTGAGTTTTTTGTAAAAGAATTTAGTGAGCTTAAAAATTTCAAAAAGCCCTTTGTCATCGACTGTGCAAATGGCGCTGTTGGTGTGAGCTTGGTGCCGATCGTCAAAGCACTTGGGCTAAATGCGAAAATTTTATATGAAGATCCAGACGGAAATTTCCCAAATCACCATCCAGATCCAAGCGAAAAAGAGAATTTAAAAGAGCTGTTTTCACTCATTGAAAAAAAAGAATTTGACCTTGGATTTGGCTTTGACGGAGACGGCGACAGGATCGCGGTTATAACGCCAAAAAGAGATATAAAAGGCGATGAACTAGCATATCTTTATGCTCTAAATATGAAACATCCAAAGGTGCTTGGCGAGGTTAAATGCTCACAAAATATGTACGATGAGATCGCTAAGATCGGCGAAGTTTTTATGGGAAAAACAGGACACAGCAACATCAAAAAGATGATGAAAGAGCTAAACGTAGATCTTGCAGCTGAAGTGAGCGGTCATATCTTCTTTAAAGAGCGATACTTTGGCTTTGATGATGCGCTTTATGCGATGATGAGAGTGCTCGAACTAGTTCATAAGGGCTTTGACCTTGACGGCGAGCTTGATAAGATGCCACTTGTCTTTAGCACCGATGAGATCAAGGTAAAGACGACTGACGAGGCTAAATTTAAGATAGTTGCCAAGTTAAAAGAGTGCGTGAAAAACGAGAGTTGCGACCTGCCAAAGATAAAAAATATCATTGATATTGATGGTATTAGAATTCAGTTTGAAAATGGCTGGGCGCTGGTGCGTGCATCAAATACAACGCCAGTTATCGTCACTAGATTTGAGGCAAAGAGCAAGGAATTTCTAGAAGATATCGAGCAAAAAGTGACAAATTTGTTAAAGAGCTTAATGTAG
- a CDS encoding type II secretion system protein, with protein MKRRAYTLLELIFIVVILGILSTVAIPRLFFSRSDATISNAKTQLAAIRSGISLKYNDNILQAKPEFPQKLDDGDPSKLFKNVINIPIKDSGSKNGWHRISDDKYTFRLDGKVANFKYDKNTGDFGCSDENEICKSLQ; from the coding sequence ATGAAAAGACGAGCTTATACTTTGCTTGAGCTAATATTTATAGTAGTTATACTAGGTATTTTAAGCACAGTCGCTATACCTAGACTATTTTTTTCTAGAAGTGATGCTACCATCTCAAATGCAAAAACTCAACTTGCTGCTATAAGAAGCGGAATTTCACTAAAATACAATGATAATATCTTGCAGGCAAAACCAGAATTTCCACAAAAACTAGACGATGGCGATCCAAGCAAACTCTTTAAAAATGTTATAAATATACCGATAAAAGATAGCGGTAGCAAAAATGGCTGGCACAGAATAAGCGATGACAAATACACATTTAGACTAGATGGCAAAGTAGCAAATTTCAAATACGACAAAAATACTGGCGATTTTGGTTGCAGTGATGAAAATGAAATTTGCAAATCACTTCAGTAA
- a CDS encoding cysteine ABC transporter substrate-binding protein — protein sequence MRKFKFFLLALIATVFLTGCGNDKGADTAKAASNEADAIAKIKERGYVRIGVFSDKPPFGYVDKDGKNQGYDIYFAKRIAKDLLGDESKVKFELVEAAGRVEVLVADKVDITLANFTKTPERAQVVDFALPYMKVSLGIVSPEGAVIKSIDELKDKTLIVNKGTTADAFFTKNYPDIKLAKYDQNTETFAALVDKRGAALAHDNALLFAWAKETPGFVVGVEALGDVDVIAPAVKKGNKVLLDWLNNEIIELGKENFFHKDYDATLKPIYGDSVNPESLVVEGGKL from the coding sequence GTGAGAAAATTTAAATTTTTCTTATTAGCATTAATCGCTACCGTCTTTCTAACGGGTTGTGGTAATGACAAAGGTGCCGACACGGCAAAAGCTGCTTCAAACGAAGCTGATGCGATCGCAAAGATCAAAGAGCGCGGATATGTAAGAATTGGCGTTTTCAGCGACAAACCACCATTTGGCTATGTCGATAAAGACGGCAAAAACCAAGGCTATGATATTTACTTTGCAAAACGTATCGCAAAAGACCTACTAGGCGATGAGAGCAAGGTAAAATTTGAGCTAGTCGAGGCTGCTGGTAGAGTTGAAGTTTTAGTAGCAGATAAAGTAGATATCACGCTTGCAAATTTTACAAAAACACCTGAGCGCGCACAAGTTGTTGATTTTGCGCTTCCATACATGAAGGTTTCACTTGGCATCGTAAGCCCTGAAGGTGCGGTGATAAAGAGCATCGATGAGCTAAAAGACAAAACCCTAATCGTAAATAAGGGCACAACCGCAGACGCGTTTTTTACAAAAAATTATCCTGATATCAAGCTTGCAAAATACGACCAAAATACTGAAACATTTGCAGCTTTGGTTGATAAAAGAGGTGCCGCACTAGCACATGATAATGCCCTACTTTTTGCCTGGGCAAAAGAGACTCCTGGTTTTGTTGTAGGCGTTGAAGCGCTTGGTGATGTGGACGTGATAGCACCAGCTGTTAAAAAAGGAAACAAAGTTTTACTTGACTGGCTAAACAATGAGATCATTGAGCTTGGAAAAGAAAATTTCTTCCACAAAGACTATGATGCTACACTAAAACCGATCTACGGCGATAGCGTCAATCCAGAATCACTTGTCGTTGAAGGCGGCAAACTCTAA
- the groL gene encoding chaperonin GroEL (60 kDa chaperone family; promotes refolding of misfolded polypeptides especially under stressful conditions; forms two stacked rings of heptamers to form a barrel-shaped 14mer; ends can be capped by GroES; misfolded proteins enter the barrel where they are refolded when GroES binds) gives MAKEIFYSDDARNRLYEGVKKLNDAVKVTMGPRGRNVLIQKSFGAPNITKDGVSVAKEVELKDTIENMGASLVREVASKTNDQAGDGTTTATVLAHAIFKEGLRNVTAGANPIEVKRGMDKEVAALIDALKNISKKVSGSKEIAQIATISANSDESIGKLIADAMEKVGKDGVITVEEAKSIQDELSVVEGMQFDRGYLSPYFITNPEKMQVELSNPFILLFDKKITNLKDLLPVLEQVQKSGKPLLIIAEDIEGEALATLVVNKLRGVLNISAVKAPGFGDRRKAMLEDIAILTGGEVISEELGRTLESATINDLGQASSVVIDKDNTTIVNGAGEKSAIDARITQIKAQIAETTSDYDKEKLQERLAKLSGGVAVIKVGAATETEMKEKKDRVDDALSATRAAVEEGIVVGGGSALILASKSVNLNLQGDEAIGAEIVRRALRAPLRQIAENAGFDAGVVANAVETSKDANFGFNAATGEYVNMFEAGIIDPVKVERVALQNAVSVASLLLTTEATISEIKEEKAMPAMPDMGGMGGMGGMM, from the coding sequence ATGGCAAAAGAAATTTTTTACTCTGATGATGCAAGAAACCGCCTATACGAGGGCGTAAAAAAACTAAATGACGCTGTAAAAGTGACAATGGGACCAAGAGGCAGAAATGTCCTTATCCAAAAGAGCTTTGGCGCGCCAAACATCACAAAAGACGGCGTTAGTGTGGCTAAAGAAGTTGAGCTAAAAGATACTATCGAAAACATGGGTGCAAGCCTAGTTAGAGAAGTGGCAAGTAAGACAAACGACCAAGCAGGTGACGGCACGACAACAGCTACTGTGCTAGCTCATGCGATATTTAAAGAGGGTCTTAGAAACGTAACTGCTGGCGCAAATCCTATCGAAGTAAAACGCGGCATGGATAAAGAAGTAGCAGCTCTTATAGATGCACTAAAAAACATCTCTAAAAAAGTTTCTGGCTCAAAAGAGATCGCGCAGATCGCTACTATCTCTGCAAACTCAGACGAAAGCATCGGCAAACTTATCGCTGATGCGATGGAGAAAGTCGGCAAAGACGGCGTCATAACAGTAGAAGAGGCAAAGTCTATCCAAGACGAGCTAAGCGTTGTTGAGGGTATGCAGTTTGACCGCGGATACCTAAGCCCATACTTCATCACAAACCCTGAAAAGATGCAAGTTGAGCTAAGCAATCCATTTATATTGCTATTTGACAAGAAGATCACAAATTTAAAAGACCTGCTTCCAGTGCTTGAGCAAGTACAAAAGAGTGGTAAACCACTTCTAATCATCGCTGAAGATATCGAGGGCGAGGCGCTTGCAACACTTGTTGTAAATAAACTTCGCGGCGTGCTAAACATCTCAGCTGTAAAAGCTCCTGGCTTTGGCGATAGAAGAAAAGCGATGCTTGAAGATATCGCTATTTTAACAGGTGGTGAGGTTATCAGCGAAGAGCTAGGCAGAACACTAGAAAGCGCTACTATAAACGACCTTGGTCAAGCTTCAAGCGTAGTTATCGACAAAGATAATACAACTATCGTAAATGGCGCAGGCGAAAAGTCAGCGATCGACGCTAGAATCACTCAAATAAAAGCTCAAATCGCAGAGACTACAAGCGACTATGACAAAGAAAAACTACAAGAGCGCCTTGCGAAACTAAGTGGTGGCGTGGCAGTTATCAAAGTAGGTGCTGCGACTGAGACTGAAATGAAAGAGAAAAAAGACCGCGTAGATGACGCTCTAAGCGCTACTCGTGCAGCTGTTGAAGAGGGCATCGTAGTAGGTGGCGGTTCAGCTCTTATCCTTGCTTCAAAGAGCGTAAATTTAAATTTACAAGGTGACGAGGCAATCGGAGCTGAGATCGTTAGAAGAGCGCTTCGTGCTCCACTTCGCCAAATCGCTGAGAACGCTGGCTTTGACGCAGGCGTAGTAGCAAACGCAGTTGAGACAAGCAAAGATGCAAATTTTGGCTTTAACGCTGCAACTGGCGAATATGTAAATATGTTTGAAGCTGGTATTATCGATCCAGTTAAAGTTGAGAGAGTTGCGCTTCAAAACGCTGTTAGCGTGGCTAGCTTGCTACTAACGACTGAGGCAACTATCAGTGAAATAAAAGAAGAAAAAGCAATGCCTGCAATGCCTGACATGGGCGGAATGGGCGGTATGGGCGGCATGATGTAG
- the groES gene encoding co-chaperone GroES, whose amino-acid sequence MNFQPLGKRVLVERVEETKTTASGIIIPDNAKEKPLSGEVKAVGAEVEGVKVGDKVVFAKYGGTEINLDDKTYLVLNIDDVLGVLK is encoded by the coding sequence ATGAACTTTCAACCATTAGGCAAGCGTGTTCTAGTCGAACGCGTAGAGGAGACAAAGACCACAGCTTCGGGCATTATTATACCTGATAACGCAAAAGAAAAACCTTTAAGCGGTGAGGTAAAAGCAGTCGGTGCTGAAGTAGAGGGCGTAAAAGTTGGTGATAAAGTTGTATTTGCAAAATACGGTGGCACTGAGATAAATTTAGATGATAAAACATATCTTGTTTTAAACATTGATGATGTTTTAGGCGTTTTAAAATAA
- the uvrB gene encoding excinuclease ABC subunit UvrB — protein MSKFEISSKFSPSSDQARAIKEIVKSIKSGNKYQTLLGVTGSGKTFTMANVIRELNMPTLIMTHNKSLAAQLYSEFKGFFPKNHVEYFISYYDYYQPEAYIPRSDLYIEKDSSVNEELERLRLSATASLLSFDDVICVASVSANYGLGNPSEYKGMVAYLSVGEKISQRKLLEQLVDMGYKRNDNYFDRGDFRVNGDVVDIYPAYYNDEALRVEFFGDEIDAMYHFDVLDNKRLKDISKFTLYATSQFIVGADRLKIAMKEIEEELDIRLKEFNEQGKLVEAQRLKQRVEFDLEMMASTGMCKGIENYARHLTGQKPGETPYSMFDYFEISGKDYLVIVDESHVSLPQFRGMYAGDRSRKEVLVEYGFRLPSALDNRPLKFDEFISKKAKFLFVSATPNEYELGISQGHVYEQILRPTGLLDPLIEIKDSDNQVEVLFDEAKAVIARGERVLVTVLTKKMAEELSRYYIELGVKVKYMHSDIDAIERNEIIRGLRSGEFDMLIGINLLREGLDLPEVSLIAIMDADKEGFLRSTTSLIQTMGRAARNVNGKVLMFAKKITHSMKEAIDTTTARRKFQDEYNKAHGITPRSASRNIEESLHVEDDGEIYKRGKNLEKMPASERAAIVKELRKQMLEAAAQLEFEKAAALRDEIAKIRKL, from the coding sequence ATGAGTAAATTTGAAATTTCATCTAAATTTAGCCCAAGCAGCGACCAAGCAAGAGCGATAAAAGAGATAGTAAAAAGCATAAAATCAGGCAATAAATACCAAACACTTCTAGGTGTGACAGGATCTGGCAAAACCTTTACTATGGCAAACGTCATACGTGAGCTAAACATGCCAACGCTTATCATGACGCATAACAAATCCTTGGCTGCTCAGCTTTACAGCGAATTTAAGGGCTTTTTCCCAAAAAATCACGTCGAGTACTTCATAAGCTACTACGACTACTACCAGCCAGAAGCCTACATCCCAAGAAGCGACCTATATATAGAAAAGGATAGCTCTGTAAATGAAGAGCTTGAGCGTTTGCGCCTCTCTGCGACGGCTAGTTTGCTAAGCTTTGATGATGTGATCTGCGTGGCCTCAGTCTCTGCAAACTACGGTCTTGGTAACCCAAGCGAGTATAAGGGGATGGTGGCGTATCTTAGCGTGGGTGAGAAGATAAGCCAAAGAAAGCTTTTAGAGCAGCTTGTGGATATGGGCTATAAGCGCAACGACAACTACTTTGACAGGGGGGATTTTCGTGTAAATGGCGATGTGGTGGATATTTATCCAGCTTACTATAACGACGAAGCCCTAAGAGTTGAGTTTTTCGGCGATGAGATCGATGCGATGTATCATTTTGACGTGCTTGATAACAAAAGACTAAAGGATATCTCTAAATTTACGCTTTATGCGACCAGCCAGTTCATCGTGGGCGCTGATAGGCTAAAGATCGCGATGAAAGAGATCGAAGAGGAGCTTGATATTCGTTTGAAAGAGTTTAACGAGCAGGGCAAGCTAGTCGAGGCACAGAGGCTAAAGCAAAGGGTGGAGTTTGACCTTGAGATGATGGCAAGTACGGGTATGTGTAAAGGCATCGAAAACTACGCTCGCCACCTAACTGGTCAAAAGCCCGGAGAGACGCCGTACTCGATGTTTGACTACTTTGAGATAAGCGGCAAAGACTATCTGGTTATCGTCGATGAGAGCCACGTAAGTTTGCCGCAGTTTAGAGGTATGTACGCGGGTGATAGGAGCCGTAAAGAGGTGCTTGTGGAGTATGGATTTCGTTTGCCATCAGCGCTTGATAACAGGCCGCTTAAATTTGATGAGTTTATAAGCAAAAAGGCGAAATTTCTCTTTGTCTCAGCTACGCCAAACGAGTACGAGCTTGGTATCAGCCAGGGGCACGTATATGAGCAGATTTTGCGACCTACGGGGCTGCTCGATCCTCTTATCGAGATAAAAGATAGTGACAATCAAGTTGAGGTGCTATTTGACGAGGCAAAGGCGGTTATCGCAAGAGGTGAGCGCGTGCTAGTTACGGTGCTAACTAAAAAGATGGCCGAGGAGCTAAGCCGCTACTACATCGAGCTTGGCGTCAAGGTCAAGTATATGCACTCAGACATCGACGCGATCGAGCGAAATGAGATCATTAGGGGGCTTAGAAGCGGCGAATTTGACATGCTAATAGGCATAAATTTACTCCGTGAGGGGCTAGACCTGCCTGAAGTGAGCCTGATAGCGATCATGGATGCCGATAAAGAGGGCTTTTTGCGCTCGACCACAAGCCTTATACAGACGATGGGGCGCGCGGCTAGAAATGTAAATGGCAAGGTGCTAATGTTTGCCAAAAAGATCACGCACTCGATGAAAGAGGCGATCGATACGACGACAGCTAGGCGTAAATTTCAAGATGAGTACAACAAAGCTCACGGCATAACGCCGCGCTCTGCAAGTAGAAATATCGAAGAGAGCTTGCACGTCGAAGATGATGGTGAAATTTATAAACGCGGTAAAAATTTAGAGAAGATGCCAGCGAGCGAGCGAGCTGCGATCGTAAAAGAGCTAAGAAAGCAGATGCTTGAAGCGGCGGCGCAGCTGGAGTTTGAGAAGGCGGCAGCGTTGCGTGACGAGATCGCCAAAATCCGCAAGCTTTAA
- a CDS encoding metallophosphoesterase: MNDQIYLIGDVHGCYKTLCTLIDRLPRGADSKICFVGDLIDRSEGSFEVVQLAM; this comes from the coding sequence ATGAACGACCAAATTTACCTTATCGGCGACGTTCACGGCTGTTATAAAACTCTTTGCACCCTGATAGATCGCTTGCCGCGCGGCGCTGATTCTAAAATTTGCTTCGTGGGCGATCTGATAGACCGCAGCGAGGGGAGTTTTGAGGTCGTGCAGTTAGCGATGTAG
- a CDS encoding tryptophanyl-tRNA synthetase has protein sequence MKKIAYLVVALGLIFLCIFGFIFSSFGNKFIASKIEKEALARGIDVKFKDFSLGFSTLNLEATVMNAINLKANGELSLLAQSMNLNIDINADKAKASELGLKQDIALKANAIGKFSDFKLAATGTGLGSNINLNANLKDYLPKALNLDAKDIELSEISALAKKPNLASGKLDLTSNMQGVDEKNEPIINAQILASDAAINKEILKNEFGLNLAKDINFKGGVNAKFANEKVSAKTLIIAPEATLKANETIYDLASKNLKSDFLLNVPDLALFGKLLGEQLSGAVDANGEITMQENALKNLKAEINGLGGKINANFDSKNLALNAASIKLKELLALALQPSYADGQINLNANFSGFDELKKLAGEAKFEIKNGLIDNGLAKLKNEAKFELKGGATAKGELVNFDANVLSDLGELKDVKGVYDLKNSQIFSKFALLISDPEKFKAVSGFEVGSKMALAGDVKVKESKIDELNLGGDAFAGKLNVTIKNENLDLSLKEAQLGEILALSGNDRLANAKTNVQAKGQNIFSKSPSITATIALNDGKFNVAALSKMLDKKFPENEKFSSNLSLDYKGEMAKFSGDFLSSLADIKGIDGSFDVGKSTLSLKLQAVVSELNKLAFLAGRELHGKFAALVTANGKVDDLSVKATSDDLFKGKLEANYKGGALDAVLKNFEVKGLTQTLGLDHLYDGNGDAKFDYETKQKLGKFDILLKEGHLANTNLTNNIKTFTGKDITKEIYKDGKIYGDIKGNNVVFNVNLSSPKSDIKVAGGTYNTATKMLNAPLVCRLEKTDLNVQISGTTDKLKYDVRSQYLENKVKKEIGRFLDKKLGKDDDANGEKQNLKGLLKGLF, from the coding sequence ATGAAAAAAATAGCCTATTTAGTAGTGGCTTTGGGGCTGATATTCCTTTGCATTTTTGGCTTTATCTTTAGCTCTTTTGGCAATAAATTTATAGCAAGTAAAATAGAAAAAGAGGCACTTGCTCGCGGTATCGATGTGAAATTTAAAGATTTTAGCTTAGGATTTAGCACGCTAAATTTAGAAGCGACCGTGATGAACGCCATAAATTTAAAGGCAAATGGTGAGCTTTCACTGCTTGCTCAAAGTATGAACTTAAACATAGACATAAACGCCGACAAGGCAAAGGCTAGTGAGCTTGGACTTAAACAAGATATCGCGCTTAAGGCAAATGCGATCGGTAAGTTTAGCGACTTCAAGCTAGCGGCAACTGGCACGGGGCTTGGCTCAAACATAAATTTAAATGCAAATTTAAAAGACTATCTGCCAAAAGCTCTAAATCTTGACGCTAAAGACATCGAACTTTCTGAGATTTCTGCTCTTGCCAAAAAACCAAATTTAGCTAGCGGCAAGCTTGATCTAACGAGCAATATGCAAGGGGTCGATGAGAAAAATGAGCCCATCATTAACGCTCAAATTTTAGCTAGCGACGCAGCGATAAACAAAGAAATTCTTAAAAATGAATTTGGGCTAAATTTAGCAAAAGATATAAACTTTAAAGGTGGCGTAAATGCTAAATTTGCAAATGAAAAAGTGAGTGCAAAAACCCTCATCATCGCACCTGAAGCCACTTTAAAAGCAAACGAGACGATTTATGATCTAGCTAGCAAAAATTTAAAGAGCGACTTTTTGCTAAACGTGCCTGATCTTGCCCTTTTTGGCAAGCTCTTAGGCGAGCAACTAAGCGGCGCTGTGGATGCAAACGGCGAAATTACAATGCAAGAAAATGCCCTTAAAAACCTAAAAGCTGAGATCAACGGGCTTGGCGGCAAGATAAATGCAAATTTTGATAGCAAAAACTTAGCCCTAAATGCGGCTAGCATCAAGTTAAAAGAGCTTCTAGCGCTTGCCTTGCAGCCTAGCTACGCAGACGGGCAGATAAATTTAAACGCAAATTTTAGCGGCTTTGACGAGCTAAAAAAGCTTGCAGGCGAGGCTAAATTTGAGATAAAAAACGGTCTTATAGATAATGGTCTTGCAAAGCTTAAAAACGAAGCTAAATTTGAGCTAAAAGGCGGTGCCACCGCAAAAGGTGAGCTTGTAAATTTTGACGCAAACGTGCTTAGCGACCTTGGCGAGCTAAAGGATGTAAAGGGCGTTTATGACCTAAAAAACAGCCAAATTTTTAGCAAATTTGCCCTGCTCATTAGCGACCCTGAGAAATTTAAAGCGGTTAGTGGCTTTGAGGTGGGCTCAAAGATGGCACTTGCGGGCGATGTGAAGGTTAAAGAGAGCAAGATAGATGAGCTAAATTTAGGCGGCGATGCCTTTGCTGGCAAGCTAAACGTCACCATAAAAAATGAAAATCTTGATCTTAGCCTAAAAGAGGCACAGTTAGGAGAGATCTTGGCACTTAGCGGCAACGACAGGCTGGCAAACGCTAAGACAAATGTCCAAGCAAAGGGGCAAAATATCTTTAGCAAAAGCCCAAGTATCACCGCAACGATCGCTTTAAATGATGGTAAATTTAACGTCGCAGCGCTTAGCAAAATGCTTGATAAAAAATTCCCTGAAAATGAGAAATTTAGCTCAAATTTGAGCCTAGACTATAAAGGCGAAATGGCAAAATTTAGCGGCGACTTTCTTAGCTCACTAGCTGATATAAAGGGCATAGATGGCAGTTTTGACGTGGGTAAAAGCACGCTAAGCTTAAAGCTTCAAGCGGTAGTTTCAGAGCTAAATAAGCTTGCATTTTTAGCTGGCCGCGAGCTTCACGGTAAATTTGCAGCCCTCGTAACGGCAAATGGCAAAGTGGATGATCTAAGCGTAAAAGCCACTTCAGATGATCTATTTAAGGGCAAACTAGAGGCAAACTACAAAGGTGGCGCGCTTGATGCGGTGCTAAAAAATTTTGAAGTCAAAGGGCTAACGCAGACTTTGGGGCTGGATCATCTATATGACGGCAACGGCGATGCAAAATTTGACTACGAAACAAAGCAAAAGCTCGGCAAATTTGACATCTTGCTAAAAGAGGGTCACCTAGCCAACACAAATCTCACAAACAATATAAAAACCTTCACCGGCAAGGACATCACAAAAGAAATTTACAAAGACGGCAAAATTTACGGTGACATAAAGGGCAATAACGTTGTTTTTAACGTAAATTTAAGCTCGCCAAAGAGCGACATAAAGGTTGCAGGTGGCACTTACAATACTGCGACAAAAATGCTTAACGCGCCGCTTGTTTGCAGGCTCGAAAAGACTGACCTAAACGTGCAAATTTCAGGCACGACAGATAAGCTAAAATACGACGTCAGATCACAATATCTCGAAAATAAGGTCAAAAAAGAGATAGGTAGATTTTTAGATAAAAAGCTTGGCAAAGATGATGACGCAAACGGCGAAAAGCAAAATTTAAAAGGGCTTTTAAAGGGGCTATTTTAG